The Pseudomonas fluorescens genome segment AGCATCTGCGCGTCGCCACCGGCAATCTGCACCGAGCGTGGCTCGGGATCGCCTTCGTGGATCATGCGCATGCGCGACTTGCGGGTATTCCACAAGCTCATGTCACTGGTGACCATTTCCGAGACTACAAGCCCTGCGCCCAAACGCTTGCACAACTGACGAAAGGGCTGGTCGGTGACACCCGCCATGGGGGCGAGGATCAAGCCGTTCTGCAATGTATATGGGCCGATGCGTACCGCCGACATAGGACTTCCCTGAAGTGGGGCCGGATCATGAGAGTTCGAAAAAGGGTTGGCATGATACCCGCTCTCGATGACTGGATAAAGGCTGAATTGAACAAAATCTGAACAGCCATTTCGTTATTGCCGACGGTTTGGTCGTGCCGGGCAAAGTCAGAAAACTGCCGTCAATCCTGAAGCAGTGGAGCGTTCTACTCGGGGGAGTGGAAACTCAGACTGTAGTTCACCGCTTTCGGTCCGGGATCGAGGATGTCCAGGGCGATGTGGATGGGCGTCTGCGGGGGCATTTCCGCCATGCCTTCGAGATCGCCATTGAGGTACTCGCCGGGCTTGAAGCGCCGGCTGGCGATCAGGTGTCCGTTGAGGTCGGCAAAGCGCAACTCCAGCAACGGAAAAGGCTGCGAGAAGGGTGCGCGGTTATAAATGATCGCATCCACCACCAGCGCACCGCTGAATTCCGGGTGGCTGCGCACCACCAGGTTGCTGCTCTTGATCTTGGCGATATCGACCTTGGACGGCACCGTGCAGCCGATCTGCGGGCACAGTTGCTGGAACCACGGGCGGTACTGGTCCTGGCGGGCCAGTTCGTCGAAGTGATAGCTGATGTACTGGCCGGCGAGACCGCCGGCGGCCAGTAGCACCAGCAACAGCCAGAGCAGGCGCCGGCCCCAGGGCGAGCGACGCTTCTGCCAGTCCAGTTGCAGCGGATCGTCGGTCAGATCCTGCAGGACTTCGGCACGTACGCCGGATTCGTCACGTTCGCGCTTTTTGCGGGATGGTTCGACCGCCGGCAGATCGTCATCGATTTCCGTGCTCGCCGACAGGCGCTCGTGGCGCGCTGCCGGATCGATCGGGTCATGCAGGCGCAACTGCGGAATGGCTGGCTCGTCATCGAGGTCGACCGGCTCCAGCGACAGTGAAGGTTCGGTGCGTTCCGGTTTCACCGGTTCGAAATCGGCGGGATCGCTGGCGTGTTCAGGCTCGACGATCCGTTCATTTGCCGGTTTGCTGAACAGGCTGTCCGACCAAGGCTCGTCATCCGGCTCGTGGTCGTCACGGCGAGCGCTGAGGGACTCTTGGCGCGCACCGCCGAATTCGGTGGTCGGCTGGATTTCCCGCTGCTCGAGACGAGCCAGCTCTTCATCGAGATCCAGGCTGTCGAGATCCAGCTCGGCAGCGCTCCACTGCTTCTGGCTGATGGCGCGAGGTTCAGGTGGTTCGATGGGCTCGGGTTGTCTGGCGACGACCGGTGCTTCGGTTGCCGGTGCCGGTTCTGCGATGGCTGGCGCCGTCGGCGTGACTGCTTCCTTGCCTGCGCGTTGTTCGAGCAGCTGTTTGGCGGCGTTGAACACTTGCAGGCAGGAGCCGCAACGAACCACCCCGCGGGCCACGCTCAATTGAGTATGGCTGACGCGGAAACTGGTTTGGCAATGCGGGCACTGGGTGACGAAGCTGTCGGTCATGCGGCGATCCGGATTGAGCAGGCGGTCATTCTAGCGCCGACGGCCAGTGATGCGCACCCAGCCATCGCGATTGGCGATCGGGTCGAGATCGAAGTCCTGCGCGTAGGCGGCGGCGACTTCTTCGCCTTGTTCGGCGAGGATCCCGGACAGCGCCAGGCGCCCGCCGGACTTGACCAGGCCTGACAGCTGCGGCGCCAGGGATACCAGCGGGCCGGCCAGGATGTTGGCCACCAGTACGTCGGCTTTGACCTGTGGCAGGTCTTCCGGCAGATACAGCGGGAACAGTTCGTCGGCAATGCCGTTGCGCCCGGCGTTGTCGCGCGAAGCTTCCAGCGCCTGCACGTCGATGTCGGTGCCGACGGCTTCTTTCGCGCCGAGCAGCAGGGCGGCGATGGCCAGAATCCCCGAGCCGCAGCCGAAGTCCAGCACGTTGCAGTCTTTCAGATCCTGGCCGTCGAGCCATTCCAGGCACAGGGCGGTGGTCGGGTGGGTGCCGGTGCCGAAGGCAAGGCCCGGATCCAGCAGCAGGTTGACTGCATCGGGTTGCGGTGCGGCGTGCCAGCTCGGCACGATCCACAGACGCTGGCCGAATTGCATCGGCTGAAAGCCGTCCATCCAGCTGCGTTCCCAGTCCTGGTCTTCGATCACTTCGCTGTGGTGCTCGGGCAGCGGGCTGCCGGTCAGCAGTTCGAGATGGGCCAGTACCGGCGCCGCTTCGGTGCCGCCCTCGAACAGGGCCAGCAGGTGGGTGTGTGCCCACAGCGGGGTGGTATTGAGTTCCGGTTCGAAGATCGGCTGATCTTCAGCGTCCATGAAGGTCACCGAAACGGCGCCGACTTCAAGGAAAGCGTCTTCGTAGGTTTCGGCTTGTTCCGGGCTGATGGCCAGACGTACTTGCAGCCAAGGCATGGCGGGCACCTGTGAAAAAGATTGATTGCAGCCTAGCGGCCTGCGAGAAGCGCGCAAGTTTACGCGAGCTCGACGCTTTTGTGGGAGCGGGGAATGTATGAGCAGATGAAACCTTCGGAAACAACAAAGCCGCCCGAAGGCGGCTTTGTCAGGTGCGGGCTGAAGCTTAGTGCTTCTCGCCAGCCAGCTTGTGCTCGAGGTAGTGAATGTTCACGCCCCCTTTGCAGAAGCCTTCGTCGCGGGTCAGATCACGGTGCAGCGGGATGTTGGTCTTGATCCCGTCGACCACGATTTCGTCCAGGGCATTGCGCATGCGGGCCATGGCTTCGTCGCGGGTGGCGCCGTAAGTGATCAGCTTGCCGATCAGCGAGTCGTAGTTCGGCGGAACGGCATAACCGCTGTACAGGTGCGAATCGACGCGAACGCCGTTGCCGCCTGGTGCGTGGAAATGCTTGACCGTGCCCGGGCTCGGCATGAAGGTTTTCGGGTCTTCGGCGTTGATCCGGCATTCCAGCGAGTGACCGCGGATGACCACATCATCCTGGGTATACGACAGCTTGTTGCCAGCGGCGATGCTGAGCATCTCCTTGACGATATCGATACCGGTGACCATTTCCGAAACCGGGTGCTCCACCTGAACACGGGTGTTCATTTCGATGAAGTAGAAACGACCGTTCTCGTACAGGAACTCGAAAGTGCCGGCGCCACGGTAGCCGATGTCGATGCACGCCTTGACGCAGCGAGCCAGGACTTCCTTGCGCGCGTTCTCGTCGATGCCCGGAGCCGGCGCTTCTTCGAGAACTTTCTGGTGACGGCGTTGCAGCGAGCAATCGCGGTCGCCCAGATGGATGGCGTTGCCCTGGCCGTCGGACAGAACCTGCACTTCGACGTGACGCGGGTTGGTCAGGAACTTTTCCAGATAGACCATCGGGTTGCCGAACGCCGCGCCGGCTTCGGAGCGGGTCAGTTTCGCCGAGGCGATCAGGTCTTCTTCCTTGTGCACCACGCGCATGCCGCGACCACCGCCGCCACCGGCGGCCTTGATGATCACCGGGTAGCCGACTTCGCGACCGATGCGCAGCGCCGTTTCTTCGTCTTCCGGCAGCGGGCCGTCAGAACCTGGAACGGTGGGAACGCCCGCTTCGATCATCGCGTGCTTGGCCGATACCTTGTCGCCCATCAGGCGAATGGTCTCGGCTTTCGGGCCGATGAACGCGAAGCCGGAGTTCTCGACCTGCTCGGCAAAGTCGGCGTTTTCCGCGAGGAAGCCGTAGCCTGGGTGAATGGCGGTAGCGCCAGTCACTTCAGCGGCCGCGATGATTGCCGGGATGTGCAGGTAAGAGTGCGCGGCAGAAGCCGGGCCGATGCAGACGGATTCGTCTGCCAGACCCAGGTGCATCAGCTCTTTGTCGGCCTTGGAGTAAACGGCGACGGTCTTGATGCCCATCTCTTTGCAGGCACGCAGAATCCGCAGGGCGATCTCACCGCGGTTAGCGATCAGAACTTTTTCCAACTTCGCAGTCATCAAAGGCTCTCCGCAGTTCAAACGATGGTGAACAGCGGTTGGTCGTACTCAACCGGCTGGCCGTCTTCGACGAGGATGGACTCGATCACACCGCTGGTTTCAGCTTCGATGTGGTTCATCATCTTCATGGCTTCGACGATGCACAGGGTGTCGCCTTTCTTCACGGTCTGGCCGACTTCAACGAAGGACGGCGAGGTTGGCGAAGATTTGCGATAGAAGGTGCCGACCATCGGCGAACGGGCAACGGTGCCGTTCAGCGCTGGAGCAGCAGCGGCTGCTGGAGCGGCTGCAGCAGCAACCGGAGCGGCAGCCGCGGCAGGTGCAGCGGCCGGAGCCTGCATCGGAGCCGGTGCGTAGTACTGCTGCGCCGGGGTCTTGCTGTGACGGCTGATGCGTACGGACTCTTCGCCTTCCTTGATCTCGAGCTCGTCGATGCCGGACTCTTCCAGCAATTCGATCAGTTTCTTAACTTTACGGATATCCATGAATCATCAACTCCCAAGGGTCGGTCAGGGGCGTATAGCTTGTTGTTCAAGCTGCTCTAGTGCAGCCTCCAGGGCCAGTCGATAACCGCTGGCGCCAAGGCCGCAGATCACTCCCACCGCTACGTCGGAGAAGTAAGAGTGATGGCGGAAAGGTTCGCGTTTGTGCACGTTGGACAAATGCACTTCGATGAATGGGATGCTCACCGCCAGCAGCGCGTCACGTAATGCGACACTTGTGTGTGTAAAAGCTGCTGGGTTGATCAGAATGAAGTCCACACCTTCGCCGCGCGCGGCGTGGATGCGGTCGATCAATTCGTACTCGGCATTGCTTTGCAGATA includes the following:
- a CDS encoding DUF3426 domain-containing protein, with the protein product MTDSFVTQCPHCQTSFRVSHTQLSVARGVVRCGSCLQVFNAAKQLLEQRAGKEAVTPTAPAIAEPAPATEAPVVARQPEPIEPPEPRAISQKQWSAAELDLDSLDLDEELARLEQREIQPTTEFGGARQESLSARRDDHEPDDEPWSDSLFSKPANERIVEPEHASDPADFEPVKPERTEPSLSLEPVDLDDEPAIPQLRLHDPIDPAARHERLSASTEIDDDLPAVEPSRKKRERDESGVRAEVLQDLTDDPLQLDWQKRRSPWGRRLLWLLLVLLAAGGLAGQYISYHFDELARQDQYRPWFQQLCPQIGCTVPSKVDIAKIKSSNLVVRSHPEFSGALVVDAIIYNRAPFSQPFPLLELRFADLNGHLIASRRFKPGEYLNGDLEGMAEMPPQTPIHIALDILDPGPKAVNYSLSFHSPE
- the accB gene encoding acetyl-CoA carboxylase biotin carboxyl carrier protein, encoding MDIRKVKKLIELLEESGIDELEIKEGEESVRISRHSKTPAQQYYAPAPMQAPAAAPAAAAAPVAAAAAPAAAAAPALNGTVARSPMVGTFYRKSSPTSPSFVEVGQTVKKGDTLCIVEAMKMMNHIEAETSGVIESILVEDGQPVEYDQPLFTIV
- the prmA gene encoding 50S ribosomal protein L11 methyltransferase, producing MPWLQVRLAISPEQAETYEDAFLEVGAVSVTFMDAEDQPIFEPELNTTPLWAHTHLLALFEGGTEAAPVLAHLELLTGSPLPEHHSEVIEDQDWERSWMDGFQPMQFGQRLWIVPSWHAAPQPDAVNLLLDPGLAFGTGTHPTTALCLEWLDGQDLKDCNVLDFGCGSGILAIAALLLGAKEAVGTDIDVQALEASRDNAGRNGIADELFPLYLPEDLPQVKADVLVANILAGPLVSLAPQLSGLVKSGGRLALSGILAEQGEEVAAAYAQDFDLDPIANRDGWVRITGRRR
- the aroQ gene encoding type II 3-dehydroquinate dehydratase translates to MATLLVLHGPNLNLLGTREPGTYGSTTLAQINQDLERRARDAGHHLLYLQSNAEYELIDRIHAARGEGVDFILINPAAFTHTSVALRDALLAVSIPFIEVHLSNVHKREPFRHHSYFSDVAVGVICGLGASGYRLALEAALEQLEQQAIRP
- the accC gene encoding acetyl-CoA carboxylase biotin carboxylase subunit, giving the protein MTAKLEKVLIANRGEIALRILRACKEMGIKTVAVYSKADKELMHLGLADESVCIGPASAAHSYLHIPAIIAAAEVTGATAIHPGYGFLAENADFAEQVENSGFAFIGPKAETIRLMGDKVSAKHAMIEAGVPTVPGSDGPLPEDEETALRIGREVGYPVIIKAAGGGGGRGMRVVHKEEDLIASAKLTRSEAGAAFGNPMVYLEKFLTNPRHVEVQVLSDGQGNAIHLGDRDCSLQRRHQKVLEEAPAPGIDENARKEVLARCVKACIDIGYRGAGTFEFLYENGRFYFIEMNTRVQVEHPVSEMVTGIDIVKEMLSIAAGNKLSYTQDDVVIRGHSLECRINAEDPKTFMPSPGTVKHFHAPGGNGVRVDSHLYSGYAVPPNYDSLIGKLITYGATRDEAMARMRNALDEIVVDGIKTNIPLHRDLTRDEGFCKGGVNIHYLEHKLAGEKH